A stretch of the Uranotaenia lowii strain MFRU-FL chromosome 3, ASM2978415v1, whole genome shotgun sequence genome encodes the following:
- the LOC129752675 gene encoding uncharacterized protein K02A2.6-like — protein sequence MLARGGRGLQRIYYNLRPVAEEYYPEPVKVPLRPAEIPEYDNAVIRLDKFFVGKRNDRVELELFRSLRQMNDEPFSQFLLKLRAQAARCDFKDREETEILQQISMAAHDERVRDKGLEGVMKLDDLTSYAINRELMVKQKAKSKQFAETNTGLLAAVSQPSARARNGLRPNRSERWGGSNSNRAWRDRRNMWSKFGCENCGFEGHAAGSANCKAKHAVCNRCSDTGHYARKCPNWRSVERNHNQGNIQRMKRPYNVSDWPKNDCVITCKLDNYSVEFLIDSGASINTITEEVWQSIKFNRVKIFNLKHDCDRQFLAYASQTPLRVLAVFEAHISVDASKPKTYAEFFVVECANRCLLSKRTAEEMKVLKVGLEVQQISDHVEPFPKFPGIQIKLSIDPKVAPKKIAYIRIPIAMEAKVDAKIQEMLDSDVIEPATGPTDWISPMVVVPKGKSDIRICINMKYPNEAIHREHFPLPVIETFLNKLRGARYFSKLDIVSAYHHVELHPESRAITTFMTARGLMRFKRLMFGINCAPEIYQRIMTEMLAGIDGVIVYIDDIVVVGATREQHDSRLMHVLSVLKQNKAKINDGKCLFGVKELDILGFKVNAGGIRPSDEKIAAIKNFRQPKSKEENAFDDLRNELSTNVRKLGYFDPNGVTELYVDASPVGLGAVLVQRTEDNTPRIISFASKGLTDTEKLYPQAQREALAVVWAVEKFYLYLFGLKFTIFTDHKTLQYIYGGKYRDGRRACSRAESWALRLQPYDFEMKYIPGKSNISDIVSRLCPTVDKEFDDNSEHYLCALGEDLEAITLDAIRRETETDSILKDVCTALKEGSWPTHLYQYQAFAKELGMINGILVRDERIVLPQSLQIRALSIAHRGHPGIIAMRRNLRERLWWPRMDDDVQKKVKLCLGCTVVSRQNPPEPMIRSEMPERAWQDIAIDFFTAKEYATFLVVVDYFSRFLKVIEMKGTSASKTIDALETIFNEHAYPESIRCDNGPPFSNEWACRAAEPGHPEDSPDSQSHKE from the exons ATGCTCGCCCGTGGCGGCCGTGGCCTCCAAAGGATTTATTATAACTTACGACCGGTGGCTGAGGAGTACTATCCGGAACCGGTGAAAGTTCCATTGAGGCCTGCGGAAATTCCGGAGTACGATAACGCGGTTATCCGACTGGACAAATTTTTCGTTGGGAAACGGAACGACCGTGTGGAGTTGGAATTGTTCCGGTCGTTGAGGCAGATGAACGATGAGCCTTTCAGCCAGTTTCTTCTGAAACTTCGCGCCCAAGCTGCACGGTGCGACTTTAAGGATCGTGAAGAAACCGAAATTCTTCAGCAAATTTCAATGGCGGCACACGATGAAAGGGTTCGTGACAAGGGCCTCGAAGGAGTTATGAAATTAGATGACTTAACCAGCTATGCTATTAACCGTGAATTGATGGTGAAACAGAAAGCAAAGTCGAAGCAGTTTGCCGAAACAAACACTGGTTTGTTAGCTGCGGTCTCTCAGCCATCGGCGCGGGCTAGAAATGGACTCCGACCAAATCGTTCAGAAAGATGGGGAGGGAGTAACTCAAACCGTGCTTGGCGTGATCGTCGAAACATGTGGAGCAAGTTCGGATGCGAAAATTGCGGATTCGAGGGTCATGCTGCTGGATCTGCCAATTGCAAAGCTAAACATGCCGTGTGTAACAGGTGCTCTGACACAGGCCATTATGCCAGGAAATGTCCCAACTGGCGCAGCGTCGAGCGCAATCATAACCAAGGAAACATCCAACGGATGAAACGGCCATACAAT gttTCGGATTGGCCAAAGAATGACTGTGTTATTACTTGCAAATTGGATAACTATTCAGTAGAATTTCTAATCGATTCAGGAGCGTCCATTAATACAATTACAGAAGAAGTATGGCAATCGATTAAATTTAATcgggtcaaaattttcaacctgaAGCATGATTGTGATCGACAGTTCTTGGCCTACGCCAGTCAAACTCCGTTGCGAGTCCTAGCAGTATTTGAAGCCCACATTTCTGTCGACGCATCGAAGCCGAAAACTTATGCTGAGTTTTTCGTGGTGGAATGTGCTAATAGATGTTTATTAAGCAAACGCACAGCAGAGGAAATGAAAGTTCTCAAAGTGGGTCTAGAAGTACAACAGATATCTGATCACGTAGAACCGTTTCCCAAGTTTCCGGGTATTCAGATTAAGCTTTCGATAGATCCTAAAGTGGCTCCAAAGAAAATAGCATACATTCGGATTCCTATTGCCATGGAGGCAAAAGTGGATGCTAAAATACAGGAGATGTTGGACTCTGATGTGATCGAACCGGCTACGGGTCCAACAGATTGGATTTCCCCGATGGTCGTAGTACCCAAGGGCAAGAGTGACATCCGAATTTGTATCAACATGAAGTACCCAAATGAAGCCATTCATCGTGAACATTTTCCGTTACCTGTCATAGAAACGTTCCTGAACAAGTTAAGAGGAGCGAGATATTTTTCGAAACTTGATATAGTTTCGGCTTATCATCACGTAGAGTTGCATCCGGAATCCCGGGCTATTACCACCTTTATGACAGCTCGTGGCTTGATGCGCTTCAAGCGGCTGATGTTTGGCATCAACTGCGCACCCGAAATTTATCAGAGGATAATGACGGAGATGCTTGCAGGAATCGATGGTGTCATTGTTTATATTGATGACATTGTGGTTGTTGGTGCGACGAGAGAACAACACGACTCCCGACTAATGCATGTACTGTCTGTTTTGAAGcaaaataaagctaaaataaaTGATGGCAAATGTTTGTTCGGAGTCAAAGAGCTGGATATTCTGGGATTCAAAGTTAATGCAGGCGGAATTCGCCCCTCCGATGAAAAAATAGctgcaatcaaaaattttcgccaACCCAAATCAAAAGAAGAG aatgcaTTTGACGACTTGCGTAATGAACTTTCTACAAATGTGAGAAAGTTAGGCTACTTTGACCCAAATGGAGTAACTGAGTTATATGTGGATGCTTCTCCAGTGGGCCTCGGCGCCGTCCTAGTACAGAGGACTGAAGATAACACACCCCGTATTATAAGCTTTGCTTCTAAAGGTTTGACGGATACCGAAAAACTTTATCCGCAGGCCCAACGAGAAGCCTTGGCGGTGGTATGGGCGGTggaaaagttttatttgtatCTCTTTGGACTCAAATTCACTATTTTCACCGACCACAAAACACTCCAATACATTTATGGAGGTAAATATCGGGATGGCCGACGGGCGTGTTCAAGAGCCGAGAGTTGGGCCTTGCGGTTACAACCATacgattttgaaatgaaatatattCCGGGGAAAAGTAATATTTCCGATATCGTATCTCGGTTGTGTCCAACAGTAGACAAAGAGTTTGACGATAATTCCGAACATTACCTTTGTGCGCTAGGTGAGGATTTAGAGGCCATTACGTTAGATGCCATACGGCGTGAAACCGAAACCGATTCAATTTTGAAAGACGTGTGTACGGCTTTAAAGGAAGGGAGCTGGCCCACTCATCTTTACCAGTACCAAGCATTCGCAAAAGAACTCGGCATGATAAACGGAATTTTAGTGCGGGACGAGAGAATAGTGTTGCCCCAAAGTCTACAAATCAGAGCTCTCTCTATAGCACACAGAGGGCATCCTGGCATCATAGCCATGCGCCGAAATCTAAGAGAAAGATTATGGTGGCCACGTATGGACGATGATGTTCAGAAGAAAGTTAAGCTTTGTCTTGGTTGTACCGTTGTAAGTCGACAAAATCCTCCTGAGCCAATGATCCGGAGTGAGATGCCGGAACGTGCTTGGCAGGACATTGCGATAGATTTTTTTACGGCTAAGGAGTATGCAACTTTTCTAGTGGTTGTAGATTACTTTAGTCGGTTCCTTAAAGTAATCGAAATGAAGGGGacatcagcttcaaaaactatAGATGCACTGGAAACCATTTTCAACGAACATGCATACCCAGAGAGCATTCGGTGTGACAATGGTCCACCATTCTCAA ATGAATGGGCTTGTAGAGCGGCAGAACCAGGGCATCCTGAAGACTCTCCGGATAGCCAAAGCCACAAAGAGTGA
- the LOC129757306 gene encoding probable cytochrome P450 6d5, with protein MIVFLLLVIVILTGYVLNRRALKYWSSRGIPQLSPSILVGDFGNVYRRLGVPETWSDLYEQSKHFPLVGLYLSVHPVLMINDPELIRNVLGRDFEHFHDRGIDVNEKEDPLSGHMFALSGEKWRQLRSKLTQAFSSGRLKGMLPIVIQKATVLQEYVERSSKCGKTLEMKDLSNRFLLDVISSVAFGVENDLINNPKDIFSVMVSRVLHPSLKNIMRLGCTFFFPKIKRTLGFKFIDQDVEDFFVNMVDQTLEYREKNQVFRKDMMQLLIQLRNSGLISMDDDSWDVKVSDTNKNMTIYEVTAQMLLFIFAGFETSASTISYCLFELSRNPDLQERAQSEIDSVFSKSNGEPNYESLAQLKFLEGCVFETLRKYPPLSFLNRECIKDYQVPGTDITVEKGTQVVISLLGLQRDPNFFPEPDRFNPNRFGEQGLKTDKPYLPFGFGPRGCTGIRMGLMITKMSLAMLLSKFEFRLASDDFMNKELKFDKSTMTLSPVGGINLVACLRETSR; from the coding sequence ATGATAGTATTCTTACTGTTAGTGATCGTTATACTTACGGGTTATGTGCTGAATCGTCGGGCGCTAAAATACTGGAGTAGTAGAGGAATTCCGCAGCTCAGTCCATCGATTTTGGTGGGCGATTTTGGAAATGTTTATCGACGATTAGGCGTACCGGAAACATGGTCCGATCTCTACGAGCAATCGAAACACTTTCCGCTGGTAGGACTTTACCTGTCCGTTCATCCGGTGCTGATGATCAATGATCCGGAGTTGATAAGAAATGTTTTGGGACGAGATTTCGAGCACTTCCACGATCGAGGCATCGATGTGAACGAGAAGGAAGATCCATTGAGTGGGCATATGTTTGCATTGAGTGGTGAAAAATGGCGACAACTGAGGAGCAAACTGACGCAGGCTTTCAGCTCTGGCCGGCTTAAGGGCATGCTACCGATCGTAATCCAGAAGGCAACTGTTCTTCAAGAGTACGTTGAGCGATCGAGTAAATGCGGAAAGACGCTCGAAATGAAAGACCTCTCCAATCGCTTCCTCCTGGATGTTATTTCTTCCGTAGCTTTCGGTGTGGAAAATGATTTGATCAACAATCCAAAGGACATTTTCAGCGTAATGGTCAGCAGAGTGCTACATCCTAGCTTGAAGAATATTATGAGGTTAGGTTGCACATTCTTCTTCCCCAAAATCAAACGAACCTTGGGATTCAAGTTCATCGATCAGGATGTTGAGGACTTTTTCGTTAACATGGTGGATCAAACGCTCGAGTATCGCGAAAAGAACCAAGTCTTCCGAAAAGACATGATGCAGTTGCTGATTCAACTTCGAAACTCCGGCTTGATTTCGATGGATGATGATTCCTGGGATGTTAAGGTTTCGGACACTAACAAAAACATGACAATCTACGAAGTAACAGCCCAAATGCTGCTTTTCATATTCGCCGGATTCGAAACTTCAGCATCAACAATCTCTTACTGTCTATTCGAGTTGTCCCGTAATCCCGATCTGCAAGAACGAGCTCAAAGTGAAATCGATAGTGTCTTTTCCAAATCCAACGGAGAACCAAACTACGAAAGTCTGGCCCAGCTGAAGTTTCTCGAGGGTTGCGTCTTTGAAACCTTACGGAAATATCCACCGCTAAGCTTCTTAAACCGAGAATGCATCAAAGACTACCAGGTTCCAGGCACCGATATAACCGTCGAAAAAGGAACACAAGTGGTGATCTCCCTGCTTGGCCTACAAAGAGATCCGAACTTCTTCCCGGAACCGGACCGTTTCAACCCAAATCGTTTCGGAGAACAGGGACTGAAGACGGATAAACCCTATTTGCCATTTGGATTTGGCCCGAGAGGTTGTACAGGAATTCGGATGGGTCTCATGATTACGAAAATGTCTCTTGCAATGTTGCTTAGCAAGTTCGAGTTTCGTTTGGCGTCGGATGATTTTATGAACAAGGAGCTGAAGTTTGACAAATCAACGATGACGTTATCACCCGTCGGAGGGATCAATTTGGTGGCTTGTTTGAGGGAAACATCGCGTTGA